The genome window AATGCGTCTGAGCTAACTCAGGCGCATTTTTAATGAGGGAATAACCTTCCTAATCCGCTGGATCAGTCTCAAAGCTTGGTCAAAGGACGTATCAACTTAGTGTTAAATAATGAACTTATCTTAAAATCTCTTAAATTTAGAGATGGCTTTTCAATCCAGCGATAGCTAGGAATAGCCAGCAAAGTAGTTAACCCCAAGGAAAGAAGAAAATAGACGGAGAATCCGTATTTGTTAACCTTAAAGAAGGCAAGAATTTGTTGTATAGGAAACGCATAAATATATAACCCGTAAGAAAAGTCTCCATATCGATCAAAATGACTAAAAGGGAGTTCACAGGCAAGCCAAAAAATCACGTAAGAGAGTGATGGACCTAGTAGAAGTGCAAAGATAGGCTGATGAATGCCACAAATTATACTTATTAGTGTTAATACAGCAGAAAAAATAAAGATACGCGTACTAAAAATTATATCTTTTGAATATAAAAATAAAACAGAGCCGGAAAAGAAATACATCATCATTCTTAAACCTTCTTTGTCCGCTAGTAAATTAGAAAATTTGGCTCCTGTACCAGGGATTAGACTTTCTAATGTGTATCCTCCCCATAAAAATATAAATATTCCAATCACAAAGACTCTAGCTGACTTTAGAATATGCAATCTGCCTAGAATGCCGATTGCTAGGTAGCACTTAAATTCATATATCAATGTCCACAGAGAGCCGTTGAAGGCGGAAGGAAACGGAATATTATTCAAGAGACCAGCAACGCCATATTGGTTCATTCTGAGAAGGAAATTTACCTTGATGTAGTTAATAGGATTGTCTATTTTAGACTGGAAATAGTTATTCAGATTGCCATGTGTAGCAAGATAGACAATAGGAGCAAAAAATAGAATGGTTATTAACAAACACACCCAAAAACCTGGAAATATCCTGAGAAATCGATGCCATAAAAAACGTGAGATCGATACAGATCTAATATAGCTACGTGTGATTAAGAAGCCGCTGATAATGAAGAAGCAATCAACTGCAAGTTCTCCGTAGCTTCCTTGAAATACTTTAAATATCCTTTCAGAACCAAAGCCTCCTAAAACAAATGAATGTGAGAACACAACCAGGGCTGCGAACAAAAATCTTAAAAACCCTAAGCTATTCTTTTTAGATTCAAAAACTTGGCTTAAATTGCGCATAGACTTTGATTGTTCATAGTGATTTTAGTGGAGTACAGAAATCCTTGGTATGAGAAGTAATTTAGCAAATTTTAATGCCTGACGTTAGTCACTCCAAGCTGATAAAGGGCCTAGGATTTTTTTGTGCTCTAGCTCTAAAATGGGAAGTACTTAAGTATGAAAAATGCAATACCCGATTCGTCTCGTGAAATAATAGACAAGAGTAGTTGTTTTGTTGAGGTATATTTACCTCGCATTATTGGTTTATGTCCCAAACTTACAAAGTTCAAATTCAGCATCAGGGCAACAGCCATGCTTTAGAAGTGCCAGCCGATCGCACCGTTCTGGAGGTAGCTACAGAAGCAGGCGTGGAACTGCCCAGTTCTTGCAATGCTGGAGTCTGCACTACCTGTGCTGCGCAGATTACAGAAGGTAACGTTGAGCAGGGTGATGGCATGGGAATTAGTCAAGAGCTACAGCAACAAGGTTATGCACTTTTATGCGTAGCTTATCCTCGCTCTGACCTCAAGATTGAAACTGAGAAAGAAGACGTTGTATATCATCTGCAATTTGGGCAATTCCAAGAGCGCAAGTAATTTCTTATTCTGAGATAAAAGCTTGCTTCAGGTTAGAAGTAGCCAGTTGCTAACTTCTCCAAAGTTAACCGTACTCAGCGGCAATGTGGCATAAACTAATACAGCGTTGGAATCAGCAACTATGACGACCCACTTTATTACGGCTGAAATCGATCTGCAAGAGTGCCCAGTAGCGATGCATCAAGCGATTGAGGCAGAACTGCAAAAGCGAGGTCAACCCTTGCGTTGGGCAGTTACCGATGTAAATGTAGAGCAACAAAAAGCCTATATTGATGCGATCGTAACCTCTGATGCAGCTACGTCTGAGACTGTAATCACGGCTTGATTCAGCGTCCCTACACTGTTTTACTAATTGTTCCAACCGGGATTGGAGCGGCGATCGGGGGTTATGCAGGCGATGCTCTGCCTGTAGCCCGAGCGATCGCCCAAGTTGCGGATTGCCTGATCACCCACCCCAACGTGCTCAATGGCGCTCAGCTTTATTGGCCCTTACCGAATGTACTGTATGTCGAGGGGTACGGGCTTGATCAGTTTGCCTCAGGACAATGGGGCTTGCGATCGGTGCATCAAAACCGAGTCGGGTTGGTTCTTGATCAAGGCATTGAACCAGAGTTGCGAGTGCGACAGCTACAAGCCGCCGATGCCACTCGCGCTACCTTAGGTTTGAACTTAACTGATTATGTCGTGACTGATGCTCCTTTAGGGGTGGAGTTACGCACTGCGGATTCGGGAGCTACTTGGGGCACAATTCAGAACCCGGATAGTTTGCTACGAGCGGTTGAACGACTGATTACGCAGGCACGAGCTGAGGCGATCGCAGTCGTGGCTCGGTTTCCGGATGATGTCGATAGCGAAGCGCTGCAACAGTACCGTCATGGGCAAGGCGTTGATCCCTTGGCAGGTGCAGAAGCGGTGATCAGTCACTTGGTAGTCCGAACCTTTCAAATTCCCTGTGCTCATGCGCCTGCTTTGGCACCGCTACCCCTAGATCCAGAAATTTCTCCCCGTTCTGCTGCGGAAGAGTTGGGCTACACCTTTTTACCTTGTGTGTTGGCAGGACTCAGCCGAGCGCCGCAATTTACAACTCAGTGTTCTCCCCACATCAAGGATGAAAGTGAAATCTGGTGCGATCGCGTGGACGCAGTCGTCATCCCTGAAACAGCCTGTGGTGGTAGCGCTGTGTTAAGTTTCAGCCACTCTCAAGCTCAAATCATTACGGTGCGTGAGAATCAAACTAAAATGCGGGTGCCGCCATCTCGGTTGGGCATCAAAGCCATCCAAGTGAGCTCTTATTTAGAGGCTCTTGGCGTGTTGGTAGCGCATCGAGCTGGCATTAGTCCGACTATGCTTCAGCCTCACGTTGCACCCATTCGTCACTTGGCCTGAAATCTAGTCTGAAACAGGTGTAACTGAATTTAGGTTTTCGTTAAGCTGTAACGGATCGACTATTTCTAGACCCTGTTGGTGTAGTAGTTGAGTTGTAACTTAGCCTTTCCCTAGTTTTGTGGCAAATCAGCTTCCTCAAACTCCCGAAACCGAAACTCTAACCCGCGTCCAAGTTTTAATTGCGATGGGCGTCACAGCTTTATTTTTGTTGATGGTTGCCAAGATTTGGCAGCGAGTGGGTGGGGTTCCTCTGCTACCACTGGATTGGATGGGAAATGCTCCCTTCTGGGGGATCGGACTTGGCTTAGGAATTTCTGCAACCAGCGCAATCATTTATCGCCTTTGGCCTGCTTATCGCCAAAGTGCAAATCTTTATCTAGACCTCGTGATTAAGCCTTTGGCTTGGCCTGATTTGGTTTGGTTGGGCCTTTTGCCTGGACTAAGCGAGGAACTGCTGTTTCGTGGCGTGATGCTACCCGCGTTGGGATTTGATCTGACAGGTTTAGCTCTTTCCAGCTTATGTTTTGGGGTACTACACCTCAGTAGTCCTAAAAATTGGCCCTATATGCTCTGGGCTATGGCCATTGGGGCGGTATTAGGGCTTAGTGCTCTCATTACAGGCAATTTGCTTGTGCCTTTAGCGGCTCATATTGTGACTAATTTGATTTCTGGCTGTGTCTGGAAGTGGCACAGTGATCAGAAGCCTAATCCTTCCGTTTGAGCTTAGCTATTACTTAAAGGGAAAACCTAGAACAGCGGCAGCAAATGGCTGCGCCTAAAATCTGAGTCCTGCTAAACCACTAGCGTTTTCTCGATGAATGCAACCATCAGCGATCGCATCGCGCAGAATGGCTACCAAAGACCGATCGCGATCGCTCAGGCTGCCTCGCTCTAACAAACGATGAATTTGAGTTTCAGCAGCAGGTGAGAGAACTCCGGAGGAGAGCGCGTTGCGAACAAAAAATTCAACGCTATCGGTCCTCAAACTGTTATCAGTGGCACTGCTTAAATTCAACATAATTTGATTAAACGAGAACCGAGGGAATGGCGGACAAAAACTTAGCTTCACTTCCACTTCCCTATATTCCTGAATGATTCTCTAAGCTTGCACCCTGCGAATGGGCGATTTCGTGAAGATTGTATGAAAAACAATAGTTGTAAGAATAAAGATTAGGAAGCAAGACAAGCATGAAAAAACCTCTCCTTTATGGGGAGAGGTGTAGTCTGGAGTGAAATTTAAATCAGAGAAATCAATTAACCGACAGCGATCGCCCCAGCAGCAGCAGAAGCCAATGCGGAGACAGCAGCGGTACCGAATAACCACCAGGCAGCAGTAGCAGCGGCTTTACGGGTTTCTTCAGCTTGATGCTGCGCTTGTCGCTTCAGGTCATCCAGGCGGCGTTGAGCTTCGTGTTGGATGCGTTCAGCCCGCTGGAGGACACTGTTTCTGGCCCCTTCAATTTGGTCGATGATGCGATTGGCATCTGCTTCCGAGATGTCTTCGCGGGAACTGAGCAGCGCCACCAAAGTACCGCGATCGAACTGACCGAGACGTGACCGCAGCGCATCAAATCCAGCTTGTGGATCATCGAACACGGTGCGTAGATCGCGCTTGATGCCTTCGTAGTTCAGTTCTGGACGGTCCAAGGCATTCAAGTAGTTGCGGATGCGACCAAAGATGCCGTCGATCACCGATTGAATCTGGTTCTGGATGTTCTGGATTTGCGCTTGCACTTGCTCCCGAACGGAGAGGACTTGATCAACGATGCGGCTGGCTTCTGCCTCAGTCATGTCAGAGCGCTGAGACAACAGAGCCACGATGGTCGAGCGATCTACATGGGAGAGGCGATCGCCTAGGCTACCCAACCCAGCGCGGGGGTCGCTGAGCAGCAATTGTAAGTCACGCTTAATCCCTTCTGGATTGAGTTCTTCTTTGTCGGTATTACGCAGGTAGTTTTCCAGGGTGGCTTGGAAGTCACGCACACGCTCTTGAGTCCGAGCAGCCAAACGACGCGGCGCTCTGACAATGCTGCGGATCGCTTCTTGGGTTTGATCTACCAGGCGATTGGCTTGCTCTTCGCTGATGTCTGGGCGTTGGCTCAGCAATCGCACCAACGTTTCGCGATCGACTTGAGACAAGCGTCTTCTCAGCGCCAGAGTACCTTCTTTGGGATCGTGCAACAGAGTTTGCAGATCGCGCTGGATGCCTACTGGATCGAGTTCTTGCAGGTTAGTGTTCCGCAGGTAGTCGGCGATCGCAGTGGTGGTTTTGTCGTATTGCTCTTTGGTCTTGCCTACAACAATCTGGGGCGCATGGGTAATGTTGTTCCAGTTGCTTTCGACTTGATCAAAGATACGATTGGCTTCTTCCTCACTAATGTCGGGACGTTGAGCCAACAGTTTGACAAAGGTATCGCGATCAACGGCGGAGAAACGCCAACGTAAGGCTCTGAAGCCAGCTTGGGGATCATCCAGTAAAGTTTGCAGATCGCGCTTGATGCCTTCAGGGTTGAGTTCGGAGCGACCTGTGTTTTGCAGGTATGACTCCAGACGTTGCCGCAACTCAGTCGCTTTTGATTCCGCTTGGTCTTGCACAGACTGAGCGTTGCCCAAAACGCGATCGCGAGTGCTTTCGAGTTGGCTAACAATGTGATCAGCTTCTTCCTGACTCAGGTCTTGGCGCTGAGCCAGCAACTGGACCAAGGTATCGTGGTCAAAGTGGTTCAGGCGATCGCGCAATTCTTCATAACCCGCTTCAGGATCTTCTAGCAGAGTTTGGAAGTCTCGCTCAATGCCTTCGGGGCTGAGTTCAGCTTTGCCAGTAGAGCTCAGATAATTCTCGACTCGACTGCGAAGATCCTGCGATTCCTCTTGATCCGCAGCAATCGTGGCAGTGGTGAGAACTTCTTGGCGAATGCTTTCCAGTTCGTCGGCAATATCTCCCACTCGAGCAGGAGAGAGATCGCCCCGCTGAGTCAACAGATCCACAAAGTAGCTGCGGTTCAACTGTTCTAGTTGCCGCTTCACCACACCAGGATCGGCTTGCGGATCGTAGATAACGTTGCGGAATTCGTACTTAATTGTTTCTCGATTCAAATGCCAAGCATAGGAATTGAGGATGTAGTTTTCGATATCCGCTCGGATAGGGTTGAAAGGGAGGGCAGGCGCTTTTTCAGCGACTTGGCTACCTACTTTATTAGCTTGCTCGCCCAGCTTATCTTTGAAGCCTTGTAACTGACCCATCACCTTCTCAACATCAAGGTCAGAAAGGTCAGTGCGGCTCAGGACAGTGCCAGAGAGGGCAGTCATACCAAACTGAGCAGCTCGCCCAATCAAGCCAGGAGGTTGCTGCTGTTGGCTGCCACCTTGATTAGAACGGCGGATCTCCGCAATCAGTTGATCAAGTTTGTTGCTGAACTCGTTGGAACGTAGGTTTTCTGGCTGAGCCGAAGAGAGATAATCTCGCAATTGGCCCATCAGATCTTGCTGACCTTGCTGGCTCAGCACTTGCTGCCATACGCCTTCTAACTGATCCACGATGCGGTTGATATCGCGCTTGGAAAGATCGGTGCGGCTGCTAACTAAGTTGACAAAGGTTTGGCGGTCGATGTGACTGAGGCGATCGCGTAGAGATTCCCCCACACCACCAGCACTCTGAGCCAAAGACTTTAGCTCTGGGGTGTTCACTAAGTTTTCAAACTCGCCCCGAATCCGCGAAATATCCAATTCAGACGGCTTCAAGCGATCGAGATAGTCTTCAATGGTTTCGCGAATGCTGACTGGGTCCATACCGACGGTAAGTTCCCGGCGCACGGCTGCGGCTGCGGCTTCTGCGGTTGCTACCACTTGGTCACTCGCAGATTTACCCGCGATCGCGGCAGTTGCAGTGCCCAGCACCGCTTGGAACCCTGAGGTGGCCGTGTTAACCACCGAACCAATTAAGGAACCGACCGTTGAGGAGCTCACCCACACTAGCAGCGTGAAGTAAGCAGCCCAAATGACCAGACCAACAATTGCGCCTAAAACAGCATTTTCAATCAAGCTCAGCTTAACGGCGAGTAAGCAAGCAATGAATAAGGTAATGGTGACCGTGATCAGAGTCCATAGGCCCACAGCAGTACCGATTTTGCGGATCGTGCCGCCCAAACTGCCTGAATCTTTGTGGCTGGAATGGCTAGAGTGGCTGGATTGATTGTCGTCAGATTGGTGGCCTAAATAAGAAATTCCTGCGGCTACAGAAAGGTTGGTTAAAACTAATTGAATGGCAAAGGCTAAGACTAGCCCTGCGATCAAAGCTACAAAAAATTGGGGACCTGAAAAGACAAGTGCGGCTTCTTCAGGAGTGGTGACTGATCCATCCACTGGCACTTGCGCAATCCAGAATTGCCCCTGGAATAATTCCCGTGCAATTCCTATATTGTGAAACATGATTTTCCCTCGTTAAGGCTAAGATCCACGCAAATCTGAGCTTGCCTGCATCCCAGCGCTATATTTCTGCAAAACTAATAACCCTCACGCTCAGAATCTCCGACTCAGAGGGTACAAAGCATCTCTCCGAAGTCTGAAATGAACTCTATAGGCGGATAAAGTTATGCAGCGAGGATTTCTAAGGACGTATTTCTTACGGAAGGCGAACCAGGGGATCAGAATTTGCTGCTAGTTCAAGACTTTTTTACTAACCAAACTATGTCGTCACGAAACCTTGTGATTCGCTAGAGGCGAGAAAAATGTGGTGGGGTCTACACCTGCTTTCTGTGCTGCTGCTAGAGCGATCGCGGGAGGAAAAATCCGATGTTCTTGCACTTGAATCCGAGCTTGCAGCGTCGCTGGAGTATCTTCCGCCAAAATTGGCACTGCTGCCTGCATCACAATCGGACCGCTATCCACTTCTAGATGTACATAGTGCACGGTACAGCCTGAAATCTTTACCCCCGACTGCAACGCTTGCTCTACCGCGCGAATGCCGGGAAAACTGGGCAATAAGCTGGGATGAATATTTAGCATTTGGTCGGGAAATGCATCAATCAGCACCTGCGTCACCCGCCGCATCCAACCTGCCATGATCACCCATTCCACCCCGTGCTGCTTCAGGGTCTCTGCAATTTGGCGATCGAGATCTTCACGCGACGCAAAAGTGCGGTGATCTAATAAAACAGAAGGAATGCCCCAGCGCTCTGCGCGTTCCAAAGCTTTTGCATTGCGATTGTTGCAGATCAAAACTGGGATTTTGGCATGCAGCTGGCCATCAGCAATAGCTTGAGCGATCGCCTCAAAGTTGCTGCCCGAACCAGAAGCCATCACGCCTAACCTTAAAGGAGTTGCCGCAGGTGTGGCGAATGTAGAAGCAACCAAAATCGGTGAAACGAGACTAGGGATAGAATCCGGGCTGGAAGTAGGCACCGCAGAGTGAGAAGTCATGAAATCAGGAAAAGATCGCTCGAAAATTGCGCTAGCGTAGTCGCTGACTAAGCGCTAGTCTCAGAATTGTAACAGCAGGGTTCTTGCATCCCACGCTTGTCAGTAGAAACTTGCTATGTCTTTGTGGTCGTCTCGTCGCCAAGTGTCTCATCAGGACAGCCCAACTGCGCCTCAGGCAGATTCCCAAACCTGGGTAGATAAAAATGAAGAAGGCGCGATCGCGGCTTGGTTATTCTTAGCGCCTGCTCTATTACTCCTGAGCATTTTTGTCTTGGGGCCGATCGCTTATTTGGTCTACCTCAGCTTCACGGCGGGGAGCTTTACTCGCACTGGTACTCATTGGATTGGCTTCAGCAACTACTGGCGCTTGTTGCTCAATCCCGATTTTTGGCAGGTGTTGGGAAATACGCTTTATTTCACAGTGGCGACGGTGATTCCGAGTTTAGTTCTGGCTTTGGGGTTGGCGGTACTACTAAACCGAACCTTTGCTTTACAAGGATTGCTCCGAGCTGCCTATTTTATTCCGTCTATTACTTCGCTGGTAGCGGTGGGGTTAGGTTTCCGGTGGCTGTTTCAAACCGAAGGACCGATCAACACTTTACTCGGCGCGATCGGGTTAGAACCGATTGCTTGGCTGGGTAGCACGACTTGGGCGATGCCTGTGCTGATTCTGCTGAGTATCTGGAAGCAACTCGGCTTCAATATGGTGGTGTTTTTGGCGGGGTTACAAACCATTCCAGTCAATCGCTACGAAGCGGCGGAACTGGATGGAGCTGATGCTTGGCAGCAGTTTTGGCACATTACGCTACCAGGATTGAGACCCACCTTAATTTTTGCGGCGATTACGACAGTGATTTTCACGCTGCGGAGCTTTGAGCAGGTGTATGTGATCACTGAAGGAGGACCACTCAACTCCACCAACTTGTTGGTCTACTACATCTATGAGCAAGCGTTTGCTCAATTTGATTTTGGCTATGCCGCCGCTGCTGCCACCGTGCTGCTAGGTGCTACGTCAGTACTGGTTTATTTGCAGTTGCAGACTTGGGGCGAATAGCCCGCTGGCCTTGAACCCGTTAACAATACTTGGCCGCTGCATTGAGATTCTCTACAATCAACCCATCCCTACAGGAGGAACTGCATCTTGATTAACTACATCACATTGATGCTGATTAACCTGACGGCAGGGCTAGTTTTATTGGCTAGCTTTGTTTATGAAGGTTTTGAGCATCCTAACCCGAAACGTTGGGTTCCTGGTTTCGGTATGGTGGGAGCGATCGCCCTTTCTACCGGATTCCATATGATTTGGCATTGGCCGATTCGAGGCAGCTACAACATTGCCTTTGGTGAGACGACGGTTTTATTCGGCATTTTGTTTGTGGGTGCGTCTCTGGCCTTAGCCCTAGGCTGGGATCTGCTGACTGTCGCGATTTACGCCTTCTTTGCTGGTGTAACCGCGATCGTGATTGGTGTCCGGATCATCGACTTAGAAATGACTCGTCGCCCATTAATTTCTGGTCTAGGCTTTATCTTGACTGGCTTGGGTGGGGTGTGTGCTGCCCCTGCGCTGTATTGGCGGGCCAACCGAGCGTTTCGCTTAGCGGGGGTCGGAGTACTGGCGATCGCCGCGGCAATTTGGGCGTTTACAGGTTATATGGCTTATTGGGGCCACTTGGAGGGTTCTAGTAACTGGGTGCCTCCTGGAATGCAGTAAGTCTTGCATGGGATAGCGCTCTTCGGCTCCGCTTCAATCAGACTGTTAGTTGGGACATAAGCCGTTCTGACACTCTGGCCCCCGGGCGATATGGGCATTATAAAAAGCTGTGACGGCTAATGGGTCGTAGCGATCGAGCTTCTGCAAATAGCCCCAGGCAGTCAGCGCGATCGCTGTATCCAGATTTGGGCGAGGGGTCAAAATAATTCGGGGATTGTTTTTGCTGAGGTCTCGGACCTGAGCTTTGATTTGCTTTAGCACTTGGCCTTGGATCTGGTCGGGTTTGTAGCTAATAATGACGCCACCATGCTCTAAATTGTGAACCAACCTTTCGTCCAATGGCGCTTTAGTATGGATGCCCCACTGCGCCCAAATGGCATAGTGGGGACCAGAAGTGGGAGGGTTAGAGTTGTACTTAACTTTCTTAGTTTCAGGAACGTGATCTTGGCCTAACTTTGGTAAGGCAGTACCAGGCAATTTAGTAGCGGCGGATAGGGGTGGCAAAGGTGAGCCAGGGGTTTCTATCTTAAAGAATTCATCTCCAGTAGATGCCTGAGCCTTTTGCTGACTCATGGGCTTGGTCTCTATCTGCTTAGAACCTGTATCTGATGATTGTTGCGTGCAACCTACTGCCACTAATGCCCCAACTATCCCAACAGAGAGGAGGACTTGGCGGCTGGCTAGAAACTTATTCTGCCATGTGCGGCTACGTCGCCGTGATTCTGGGTATTTGCTCACCTTGTTTCACCTAGTCTTGGCCCGTCTTGTCGCTGTTTTGCCTGAAGCAAGGCGCAGCTACTCTCATGCTAGATGAAATCACTAATTTCCTAGAGCGGCAGCAAAGCAGCGACTAGAATTTTGGCGACTAGGTGACACCTTACTTTTTTCTTGTAGAAATAAGAAGCCAGCAATTTGCCGATATTCAAAAACCACTTGTTCACAGGCGATTGCACATTTTTGCAGGCGATCGTCTAGGTATTTTTCGCATTCTCTAGCGCAGACATCCGCCAAATCAGCACAGGCTTGAGCAATTAAAGCCACAAAGCGCGGTCCCCGATTCATCAAAGTGGCGGCACAGATCCAACAAAGATCGGCACAGTCTCGACAAAGGCTAGCGTACTCTATTAAGTCAGTTGACTGAGTTTCAGCAGAAGCTTGGCATTCTAAAGCGCAATGATTAATGGCATCTAAAAAAGATTGATATTGATGATAAGTCATTTAAAGAACAATTAAATTCTTCTAGTTTGCTTATCGGCTGAAATAGAAAAACTTTCATCGCTCCTAAGCAAGACTTCTGAAGTTAGAGATTAGCAAACTGCATCTGTATTGCATTTATGCAAATAGAGGTATGGAGTGCGAAACCCCTATCAATACGCTATCTGCGACATGCCCTATTGATTAAAATCAGAAAATTCCTAAGCATGTATGGGAATAATTTAGCTTTATTAGATAAAAAAAGGTGCTCGTTTGCACCTGTAAGTTGTTCAAATTGTCAGCTAAAAATCCTTAAGCCACATCCCTATGCTTTAGAAATGAAGTTCATAAAAAATTAGAGCGTGGAGAAAATTAGGTCGAAAACATCTAACTTCTACGAACTATTGAGTCTCTTAGCCAGGATTAACTCGCATTAATACTTGGCCGTACTCGACTGGTTCGCCATTCTGAACCAAGACTTCCATCACCTCTCCGCTCACCTCAGCCTCTAACTCATTCATCAGCTTCATGGCCTCAATAATGCAGACAGTCTGGCCATTCCGAATGCGATCGCCAACATCCACAAAAGGCGGCTCATCGGGTGCTGGGGCTCTGTAGAATGTGCCAACCATCGGTGAAGTGACATCCAACCACTTGCTTTTATCTACCGAGGCAACCGTAGGACTTGCCGCAGGAGTAGTGGCTCCCATGCTGGGACGAGACTCAGGAGCCACTGAGGATGGTGTAGGGTTTATTACAATGGGTGGGGCCAACTCAACACTAGGAACACCACCACTACCAGCAGCCGTGGACTCGATCGCTGTTGTTTGACTACTGACTTGCACACCCTTGCGCACCGTAAGCTCAAAGTCAGCACTTTTGATGGTCAACTCGCCAATATCAGTCTGGCCCAGAGTGACTAGTAGGTTGCGGAGTTCTTCAAAATTCAATTGCACAGTGTTTATGACCCCAATCCAATGAGCTGTCTTCAATCAGCTCGTCTTTACTTAATTACACATTGTCAACAGTGCAATTTAGCACAGTGCCAACAAAGTACTGATCCCAGCTCTAGTCTTTTTCCCGACCTAGGTAGGTATCGCTGCGAGTATCAACCTTAATGCGCTCTCCAATCGTAATAAAGAGAGGCACCATGACTTGAGCACCTGTTTCTACGATCGCAGGCTTAGTGCCACCTGTAGCGGTATCACCCTTGAGACCTGGATCGGTTTGAGTAACTTCTAAAACCACTGAGTTAGGCAGTTCAACTTCCAGAACTTGGGCACCCCAACGAACGACGTTGACTTCCATCCCTTCTTTGAGGTACTTCACGCGATCGCCAATCTGAGAAGCGCTTAAGCGTCCTTCTTCGTAAGTCTCCATGTCCATAAAGACAAAGTCTTCGCCGTCTTTATAGGTATGTTGCATCGTGCTCTTTTCCAAATTGGCCTGAGGCACAACCTCTCCAGCCCGGAAGGTTCTTTCTACAACGTTGCCATTTTGGGCGTTCTTTAGTTTGGTGCGAACGAAGGCAGATCCTTTACCGGGTTTAACGTGGAGAAATTCCACAACTCGCCACACGTTGCCATCCAATTCAATAGTGACGCCGGGTCGAAAGTCATTACTGGAGATCATGAATCTTGTGTCTGGGCAGAACAATTGGCATCCTATTGTACCGCTGAGCGGGTACTTCCCAGTACCCCCCTTCCAGAAGTTGTGCAAACTGTTGATCTATTCAAAAATCAGAATCAAAAATCAATACCAGCTTGGCAGCGCTCCAGATTGTGATCTACCTCTGAATCTCTCTGGAGCTTCTAGGCGAAACACTGTGGCAAGATTAAAAATGGAATTT of Trichocoleus sp. FACHB-46 contains these proteins:
- the efp gene encoding elongation factor P, with the translated sequence MISSNDFRPGVTIELDGNVWRVVEFLHVKPGKGSAFVRTKLKNAQNGNVVERTFRAGEVVPQANLEKSTMQHTYKDGEDFVFMDMETYEEGRLSASQIGDRVKYLKEGMEVNVVRWGAQVLEVELPNSVVLEVTQTDPGLKGDTATGGTKPAIVETGAQVMVPLFITIGERIKVDTRSDTYLGREKD
- a CDS encoding four-helix bundle copper-binding protein, with protein sequence MTYHQYQSFLDAINHCALECQASAETQSTDLIEYASLCRDCADLCWICAATLMNRGPRFVALIAQACADLADVCARECEKYLDDRLQKCAIACEQVVFEYRQIAGFLFLQEKSKVSPSRQNSSRCFAAALGN
- a CDS encoding DUF981 family protein, which codes for MINYITLMLINLTAGLVLLASFVYEGFEHPNPKRWVPGFGMVGAIALSTGFHMIWHWPIRGSYNIAFGETTVLFGILFVGASLALALGWDLLTVAIYAFFAGVTAIVIGVRIIDLEMTRRPLISGLGFILTGLGGVCAAPALYWRANRAFRLAGVGVLAIAAAIWAFTGYMAYWGHLEGSSNWVPPGMQ
- a CDS encoding DUF3105 domain-containing protein, translating into MSKYPESRRRSRTWQNKFLASRQVLLSVGIVGALVAVGCTQQSSDTGSKQIETKPMSQQKAQASTGDEFFKIETPGSPLPPLSAATKLPGTALPKLGQDHVPETKKVKYNSNPPTSGPHYAIWAQWGIHTKAPLDERLVHNLEHGGVIISYKPDQIQGQVLKQIKAQVRDLSKNNPRIILTPRPNLDTAIALTAWGYLQKLDRYDPLAVTAFYNAHIARGPECQNGLCPN
- a CDS encoding carbohydrate ABC transporter permease; the encoded protein is MSLWSSRRQVSHQDSPTAPQADSQTWVDKNEEGAIAAWLFLAPALLLLSIFVLGPIAYLVYLSFTAGSFTRTGTHWIGFSNYWRLLLNPDFWQVLGNTLYFTVATVIPSLVLALGLAVLLNRTFALQGLLRAAYFIPSITSLVAVGLGFRWLFQTEGPINTLLGAIGLEPIAWLGSTTWAMPVLILLSIWKQLGFNMVVFLAGLQTIPVNRYEAAELDGADAWQQFWHITLPGLRPTLIFAAITTVIFTLRSFEQVYVITEGGPLNSTNLLVYYIYEQAFAQFDFGYAAAAATVLLGATSVLVYLQLQTWGE
- the accB gene encoding acetyl-CoA carboxylase biotin carboxyl carrier protein, giving the protein MQLNFEELRNLLVTLGQTDIGELTIKSADFELTVRKGVQVSSQTTAIESTAAGSGGVPSVELAPPIVINPTPSSVAPESRPSMGATTPAASPTVASVDKSKWLDVTSPMVGTFYRAPAPDEPPFVDVGDRIRNGQTVCIIEAMKLMNELEAEVSGEVMEVLVQNGEPVEYGQVLMRVNPG